A portion of the Thermoleophilia bacterium genome contains these proteins:
- a CDS encoding bifunctional precorrin-2 dehydrogenase/sirohydrochlorin ferrochelatase, whose protein sequence is MGRSLYPIFLDLADRLVVVVGGGAVATARVINLAAHDARVRLVSPDTSPTLAEMVGDGRVAEHRARAYAPGDLDGAVLVIAATNDADVNRRVRDDARAVGAEVNVADDPDGSTAIIPALMRQGDLAVAITTGGASPVVARRLRQELEISFGPGWAGLIGLLRECRDDLKRAHPSVASRRGAVEALLDSGVVDRIAERGPDACRDEVLVALGITTAAGVV, encoded by the coding sequence ATGGGCCGCTCCCTGTACCCGATCTTCCTCGACCTTGCCGACCGCCTCGTGGTGGTGGTCGGTGGTGGCGCGGTGGCCACCGCGCGGGTCATAAACCTGGCGGCCCATGATGCCCGCGTGCGACTGGTGAGCCCGGACACGTCGCCGACCCTCGCCGAGATGGTCGGCGACGGTCGCGTGGCCGAGCACCGTGCCCGTGCCTACGCGCCTGGTGACCTCGATGGCGCCGTGCTGGTGATCGCCGCTACGAACGACGCCGACGTAAACCGCCGCGTGCGCGACGACGCCCGCGCGGTGGGGGCCGAGGTCAACGTGGCCGACGACCCGGATGGCTCGACCGCCATCATTCCCGCCCTCATGCGCCAGGGCGACCTCGCCGTGGCCATCACCACCGGTGGGGCAAGCCCCGTGGTCGCCCGCCGCCTTCGGCAGGAGCTCGAGATCTCGTTCGGCCCCGGATGGGCCGGCCTCATCGGCCTCCTCCGCGAGTGCCGGGACGATCTGAAGCGGGCCCACCCCAGCGTCGCGTCGCGTCGCGGCGCGGTCGAAGCGCTTCTCGACTCCGGCGTCGTCGACCGCATTGCCGAGCGCGGACCCGATGCCTGCCGCGACGAGGTACTCGTCGCGCTGGGAATCACCACTGCGGCGGGGGTGGTCTGA
- the hemC gene encoding hydroxymethylbilane synthase: MRVIVATRRSPLALAQSQVVATALRAGGHDARLVPMTTTGDSWSLATPPDSSGGDVKGMFVKELEEALLDGRADIAVHSAKDLPTDLLAGLAIIATPPREDPRDVLVGSPGGLAALPAGARVGTTSPRRRAQVLAARPDVHVVEVRGNVDTRLARLDAGDLDALVLAAAGLNRLGIARGDMVILPLDVCLPAAGQGIVAIEGRTSDPEIRRACAVLDDPAARVSLTAERAFLARLGGGCSVPAAALCEVDGTDLRMRAWWDATGRSCDIHGSADDPVALGIRAALEVGAP; the protein is encoded by the coding sequence ATGCGTGTCATCGTGGCCACGCGTCGTTCGCCCCTCGCACTCGCGCAGTCGCAGGTCGTGGCAACCGCACTTCGGGCGGGCGGGCATGACGCCCGGCTCGTGCCGATGACCACCACGGGTGATTCGTGGAGTCTCGCGACCCCGCCCGATTCGTCCGGAGGGGACGTCAAAGGGATGTTCGTGAAAGAACTCGAGGAGGCCCTGCTCGACGGCCGGGCCGACATCGCCGTGCACTCGGCCAAGGATCTCCCCACCGACCTTCTCGCGGGGCTGGCCATCATCGCCACACCACCCCGCGAGGACCCTCGGGACGTACTGGTAGGGAGCCCCGGCGGCCTCGCGGCCCTCCCGGCCGGCGCCCGCGTGGGAACCACGAGCCCGCGGCGGCGCGCGCAGGTGCTCGCCGCCCGCCCCGACGTGCACGTAGTGGAGGTCCGCGGCAATGTGGACACCCGACTGGCACGCCTAGACGCCGGAGACCTCGACGCGCTCGTCCTTGCGGCAGCGGGCCTCAACCGGTTGGGTATCGCGCGTGGTGACATGGTCATCCTGCCACTCGATGTGTGCCTACCCGCAGCCGGCCAGGGCATCGTGGCCATCGAGGGACGCACATCCGACCCCGAGATCCGTCGTGCCTGCGCGGTACTCGACGACCCCGCCGCGCGGGTGAGCCTCACGGCCGAGCGGGCCTTCCTCGCGCGCCTCGGCGGCGGCTGCTCGGTACCCGCCGCGGCACTGTGCGAGGTGGACGGAACCGACCTGCGCATGCGCGCGTGGTGGGATGCCACGGGGCGCTCCTGCGACATCCACGGCTCCGCCGACGACCCGGTCGCGCTGGGCATCCGTGCCGCCCTCGAGGTGGGTGCGCCGTGA
- a CDS encoding D-alanyl-D-alanine dipeptidase has product MSTPDDRCGRPIPRLLPPTGWRDVATAPVNEPLVPIAGLHSRIVEDPRYFAMGLPGSLPACWVRAGVGKRLVRVAESLPGDLVLLIWDGWRSIPTQSALFEAYVEELAQQYPDLAREDLDRMARPYVTPPDPGHHAPPPHLTGGAVDLTLAQGDGTELDLGTGFDAFVPEAGSAALEDIDIPARAHRRLLFHAMTDAGFTAYREEWWHFDYGNQFWGAVTGRPAIYGPADGSRA; this is encoded by the coding sequence GTGAGCACCCCGGACGATCGGTGCGGCCGGCCGATCCCGCGGCTACTGCCACCCACCGGGTGGCGAGATGTCGCCACGGCACCCGTCAACGAACCACTGGTACCGATCGCGGGCCTCCACTCCCGCATCGTCGAGGACCCGCGCTACTTCGCCATGGGTCTCCCGGGCTCGCTACCCGCCTGCTGGGTTCGAGCCGGGGTCGGGAAACGGCTCGTACGTGTTGCGGAGTCGCTGCCCGGCGACCTCGTGCTGCTCATCTGGGACGGGTGGCGGTCCATCCCGACCCAGTCGGCCCTTTTCGAGGCGTATGTGGAGGAGTTGGCCCAGCAGTACCCCGATTTGGCGCGCGAGGATCTTGACCGCATGGCGCGGCCGTACGTGACTCCGCCCGACCCCGGCCACCACGCGCCCCCTCCCCACCTCACCGGTGGCGCGGTGGACCTGACCCTCGCGCAGGGGGACGGCACCGAACTCGATCTCGGTACCGGATTCGACGCGTTCGTCCCCGAGGCGGGCTCCGCGGCACTCGAGGACATCGACATCCCCGCGCGCGCGCACCGCAGGCTGTTGTTCCACGCGATGACCGACGCCGGGTTCACGGCGTATCGGGAGGAGTGGTGGCACTTCGACTACGGCAACCAGTTCTGGGGCGCGGTGACGGGTCGCCCCGCCATCTACGGCCCTGCGGACGGCTCCCGGGCATAG
- the cobA gene encoding uroporphyrinogen-III C-methyltransferase, whose translation MVYLVGAGPGDPGLITVRGREALMRADVVLFDRLGTEALLHLCRPDAQLVDVGKAPGRQAMSQDETTALLIAMGEAGKVTVRLKGGDPFVFGRGAEEAEALIRAGIRVVVVPGITSAIGAPSAAGIPVTYRAMATAFTVVTGHEDPTKDAEQTDWEALARTPGTLVVLMGMTRLAGITERLIRAGRPADQPAAVVQWGTTPRQRTVIATLATLADRAQAEGVDNPAVVVIGDVVSRAPALAAAVRGPLAGRTIVVTRARAQASDLRTTLEMLGAHVIELPVIRIAPIIGSPDIMACLGQIGGYDIIVFTSANGVHQLAARLAERGLDARSLRPDQVIVAVGSATAEALTEYAIRADIVPERFVAEGVLDALATLPMKGRRVLVARAREGRTALVEGLRARGGEVDEVALYATVAEAPPGDALDAALAADLITFTSSSTVTNTLALFDDTGRARLIAGPRVVSIGPITSQTAREAGLIVAIEAHPHDIPGLVQAILDDA comes from the coding sequence ATCGTCTATCTGGTGGGGGCCGGTCCGGGGGATCCCGGGCTCATCACCGTGCGTGGGCGTGAGGCGCTCATGCGCGCCGACGTGGTGCTCTTCGATCGTCTCGGCACCGAGGCGCTCCTGCACCTCTGCCGCCCGGATGCCCAGCTCGTGGACGTGGGTAAGGCACCCGGCCGACAGGCCATGAGCCAGGACGAGACCACCGCGCTCCTCATAGCGATGGGCGAGGCGGGCAAGGTTACGGTCCGGCTCAAGGGCGGCGATCCATTCGTGTTCGGTCGCGGCGCCGAGGAGGCCGAGGCCCTCATTCGCGCGGGTATCCGCGTGGTGGTGGTTCCCGGGATCACCTCCGCCATCGGTGCGCCGTCGGCGGCGGGGATCCCCGTGACCTACCGGGCCATGGCCACGGCGTTCACGGTGGTCACGGGGCACGAGGACCCCACGAAGGACGCCGAGCAGACGGACTGGGAGGCCCTCGCACGCACACCGGGCACGCTCGTGGTGCTCATGGGCATGACCCGGCTCGCCGGAATCACGGAGCGCCTGATCCGGGCGGGTCGTCCGGCCGACCAGCCCGCCGCGGTCGTGCAGTGGGGCACCACGCCCCGCCAGCGCACGGTCATCGCCACGCTCGCAACACTGGCCGATCGCGCTCAGGCGGAGGGGGTCGACAATCCCGCGGTCGTGGTCATCGGTGACGTGGTATCGCGCGCACCCGCGCTCGCCGCCGCCGTGCGCGGCCCACTCGCCGGTCGTACCATCGTGGTCACCCGCGCGCGTGCTCAGGCCAGCGACCTACGCACAACCCTCGAGATGCTGGGCGCCCACGTGATCGAACTCCCCGTCATCCGCATCGCGCCCATCATCGGATCGCCCGACATCATGGCCTGTCTCGGGCAGATCGGCGGTTACGACATCATCGTGTTCACGAGCGCCAACGGGGTGCACCAGTTGGCCGCGCGCCTCGCCGAGCGCGGTCTCGATGCGCGGTCCCTGCGCCCCGATCAGGTGATCGTCGCCGTCGGGTCCGCGACCGCCGAGGCGCTAACGGAGTACGCCATCCGCGCCGACATCGTGCCCGAGCGCTTTGTGGCCGAGGGAGTTCTCGACGCGCTCGCCACCCTCCCCATGAAGGGACGCCGAGTGCTGGTGGCCCGCGCCCGCGAGGGGCGGACCGCTCTGGTGGAGGGCCTGCGCGCCCGCGGTGGCGAGGTGGACGAGGTCGCCCTGTACGCGACCGTTGCCGAGGCCCCACCCGGTGACGCGCTCGACGCGGCCCTCGCGGCCGACCTCATTACGTTCACCTCGTCATCCACGGTCACCAACACCCTGGCGCTGTTCGACGACACGGGCCGCGCCCGCCTCATCGCCGGACCCCGCGTGGTCTCCATCGGGCCCATCACGTCCCAGACCGCACGCGAGGCGGGTCTCATCGTCGCCATCGAGGCCCACCCCCACGACATCCCGGGACTGGTACAGGCGATCCTCGACGACGCCTGA
- a CDS encoding cytochrome C assembly protein: MTWVSGGGTPCSCWPTQYCLPLSPSRPTTPSSMTEPGPAPVPGTRAALLWGVVATILVTVATIGIFLVAPEDADQGVIQRIFYFHAAIAIISLIAFGVACVAGIAFLRTRSVRWDDVGEAAIRVGLMFSVLVVITGSIWAKASWGTWWVWTDPRLVTYLIVVLIYAAYFVLRSSVEDGRRMRYSAVYAIAGFASVPLSFYSVRIAESFVHPVVFTGRGANMPTSMLVWFVVSLAAMLALFIALLEVEIVSTRNERALRRLVLRLEDA; this comes from the coding sequence ATGACATGGGTGAGTGGCGGGGGTACTCCCTGTTCCTGCTGGCCTACGCAATACTGTTTGCCCTTGTCTCCATCGCGACCTACGACGCCGTCTTCGATGACTGAGCCCGGCCCCGCACCCGTGCCGGGGACCCGCGCCGCCCTCCTGTGGGGCGTCGTCGCGACGATCCTCGTGACGGTGGCCACCATCGGGATCTTCCTTGTTGCGCCCGAGGACGCCGATCAGGGCGTCATCCAGCGCATCTTCTACTTCCACGCGGCGATCGCCATCATCTCGCTCATCGCATTCGGGGTGGCCTGCGTGGCGGGCATCGCGTTCCTGCGTACCCGCAGTGTGCGGTGGGACGACGTGGGAGAGGCCGCCATCCGCGTTGGCCTGATGTTCTCGGTGCTCGTCGTCATCACGGGCTCGATCTGGGCCAAGGCGTCGTGGGGCACTTGGTGGGTGTGGACCGATCCGCGCCTGGTCACGTACCTCATCGTGGTCCTCATCTACGCGGCGTACTTCGTCCTGCGCTCGTCGGTGGAGGATGGACGGCGCATGCGGTACTCCGCCGTCTACGCAATCGCGGGATTCGCGTCGGTCCCGTTGTCGTTCTACTCGGTGCGCATCGCCGAGTCGTTCGTGCACCCCGTGGTGTTCACCGGACGGGGGGCGAACATGCCGACCTCCATGTTGGTCTGGTTCGTCGTCTCCCTGGCGGCCATGCTCGCTCTGTTCATCGCACTCCTCGAGGTCGAGATCGTCAGTACGCGCAACGAGCGCGCGCTCCGTCGCCTCGTCCTACGACTGGAGGACGCGTGA
- a CDS encoding 4-hydroxybenzoate octaprenyltransferase: protein MSRQTPAARPASGLAVIPALLGLVRFPHTVFALPFAFAGALMATNAWPAGAVLGWILLAMVGARSLAMTLNRLIDRHLDAANPRTAGRHLPTGRLTTGQVVVFASVSLAAMLVAVSQLPAITWWLWPVPVALFVIYPYTKRTTWACHLVLGLSIGIAPVGGWIAVTGSFALAPILLWFAVALWIAGFDVIYALLDVAHDRASGTHSLPAQFGEATSLRVAAVLHGLAATLLAVAGLAASVTWPFYVGVIVCTIVLAAAHVTIRPADDDRIQTAFTVMGGVTSLVFLAGVIVAVGVA from the coding sequence ATGTCCCGCCAGACTCCGGCCGCGAGGCCCGCATCGGGACTCGCGGTCATCCCCGCCCTCCTCGGGCTCGTCCGTTTTCCACACACGGTCTTCGCCCTGCCGTTCGCGTTCGCAGGCGCACTGATGGCCACGAACGCCTGGCCGGCGGGGGCGGTCCTCGGATGGATCCTGCTCGCGATGGTCGGTGCCCGCTCGTTGGCCATGACTCTCAACCGCCTCATCGACCGCCACCTGGACGCGGCAAACCCGCGCACGGCGGGCCGCCACCTCCCAACCGGCCGCCTCACCACCGGGCAGGTTGTGGTGTTCGCGTCGGTGAGCCTCGCGGCGATGCTCGTGGCCGTGAGCCAGTTGCCCGCGATCACGTGGTGGCTCTGGCCCGTCCCCGTTGCGCTGTTTGTCATCTACCCGTACACGAAGCGCACCACCTGGGCATGCCACCTAGTGCTGGGGCTGTCCATCGGCATCGCGCCCGTCGGCGGGTGGATCGCCGTGACCGGATCGTTTGCGCTCGCCCCCATCCTGCTGTGGTTCGCCGTGGCGCTCTGGATCGCCGGGTTCGACGTGATCTACGCCCTGCTCGACGTGGCCCATGACCGTGCGTCGGGCACCCACTCGTTACCCGCGCAGTTCGGGGAGGCGACGTCGCTCCGCGTCGCCGCCGTTTTGCACGGCCTAGCCGCCACCCTCCTAGCAGTGGCGGGCCTTGCCGCGTCGGTCACCTGGCCGTTCTACGTGGGGGTGATCGTCTGCACGATCGTCCTCGCGGCCGCGCACGTGACCATCCGCCCCGCGGACGACGATCGAATCCAGACCGCGTTCACCGTGATGGGCGGCGTGACGTCGCTGGTGTTCCTCGCCGGCGTGATCGTGGCGGTGGGAGTCGCCTGA
- a CDS encoding CcmD family protein produces MRVGPVVVLLGAHRRVVRAPRGVHRTGGEHADLHVGLVRRLPGGHARSVHRTPRGRDRQYAQRARAPSPRPTTGGRVSGGYQYVVAAYAVIWFLVLVYVVMLGARSARVGRQVESITRLLDSRRHPDGNDGNDV; encoded by the coding sequence ATTCGCGTCGGTCCCGTTGTCGTTCTACTCGGTGCGCATCGCCGAGTCGTTCGTGCACCCCGTGGTGTTCACCGGACGGGGGGCGAACATGCCGACCTCCATGTTGGTCTGGTTCGTCGTCTCCCTGGCGGCCATGCTCGCTCTGTTCATCGCACTCCTCGAGGTCGAGATCGTCAGTACGCGCAACGAGCGCGCGCTCCGTCGCCTCGTCCTACGACTGGAGGACGCGTGAGTGGCGGGTACCAATATGTGGTGGCGGCCTACGCCGTCATCTGGTTCCTCGTGCTGGTGTACGTGGTCATGCTCGGCGCGCGTTCCGCCCGCGTGGGCCGACAGGTCGAGTCCATCACCCGACTGCTCGATTCCCGCCGGCACCCCGACGGGAACGACGGGAACGACGTCTGA
- a CDS encoding SDR family NAD(P)-dependent oxidoreductase, with protein MAADAATLDGARVLVTGASRGYGAALARALAHDGARLVLTATSVDHLTRVRDDCRAAGATCDTVALDLSVARSIDAAAAGISALVSRLEGVVLNAGILGPLGPLDAADPDAVAEVLQVDLIGQVRLVQRLSPIIADGAGVVLVTSAAAGRPGYGGYALGKAGLDALAQMLREEWSHRGIRVVTVNPGPIRTQMRAQAHPSEDPATVPPPADRIAPVMAVLRGENPGPHVEAVQWGLS; from the coding sequence ATGGCAGCGGACGCCGCGACCCTCGACGGCGCGCGCGTCCTCGTGACCGGGGCATCGCGTGGGTACGGAGCCGCGCTGGCACGTGCGCTGGCGCATGACGGCGCTCGCCTGGTGCTCACCGCCACATCGGTGGATCACCTCACCCGGGTGCGTGACGACTGCCGGGCCGCCGGGGCGACCTGCGACACCGTGGCGCTCGATCTGTCCGTCGCCCGTTCGATCGACGCCGCGGCCGCGGGAATTAGCGCCCTTGTTTCCCGCCTCGAGGGGGTCGTGCTGAACGCCGGAATTCTCGGACCCCTAGGCCCGCTCGACGCGGCCGACCCCGACGCCGTCGCCGAGGTGCTGCAGGTGGACCTCATCGGCCAAGTGCGGCTCGTGCAACGCCTCAGTCCGATCATCGCCGACGGCGCCGGAGTCGTGCTCGTGACCTCAGCGGCCGCGGGTCGGCCCGGGTACGGCGGTTACGCGCTCGGTAAAGCTGGGCTCGACGCTCTGGCGCAGATGCTCCGGGAGGAGTGGTCGCACCGGGGCATCCGCGTGGTGACGGTCAACCCGGGGCCGATACGTACCCAAATGAGGGCGCAGGCGCACCCGTCCGAGGATCCGGCCACGGTGCCACCACCCGCCGATCGCATCGCACCGGTGATGGCCGTGCTGCGCGGTGAGAATCCGGGACCGCACGTTGAAGCCGTCCAGTGGGGACTCTCGTGA
- a CDS encoding glutamyl-tRNA reductase codes for MPQIVVVGISHKTAPVEQREKLSFTDAAARSLGRELVRHDEIAEAVVLSTCNRTEVYVHALDTGKAEEAICRALVVRSGMPRSELDCIRYAHLADHAVAHLLRVASSLDSMVVGESEIQGQVRSAWEACAEEGSTGVLLDRLFRQALETGKRVRTETRVAARPVSVSTVAADLAREALPDLGGRRGLVVGGGRMAEATARALMERGLGELVVINRTVGTAREIAERLGGLGLGFDCLAQELAKADVVVCSTDAPHPIISAPQVTEALADRPGRPMVLIDIAVPRDVAAPASAVHGAVLFDIDDLERVVAHNRDEREEHARRGEVIVVEEAERYADWRSGLSVTPVILSLRELAEAIRVGEVARVTGSGEVAAEEEIERIDRVTRAIVNKLLHEPTVRAREAAASADGLRHVESLRHLFGLDLPDRGPTHPDDSDASDQVTSHHLGQSG; via the coding sequence ATGCCCCAGATCGTCGTCGTAGGCATCTCCCACAAGACCGCACCCGTGGAACAGCGCGAGAAACTGTCGTTTACCGATGCCGCCGCCCGGAGTCTCGGCCGCGAACTCGTGCGCCACGACGAAATCGCCGAGGCCGTGGTGCTGAGCACCTGCAACCGCACCGAGGTCTACGTGCATGCGCTCGACACCGGGAAGGCCGAGGAGGCCATCTGCCGGGCGCTGGTCGTTCGCAGCGGAATGCCCCGGTCTGAGCTCGACTGCATCCGGTATGCGCACCTCGCCGACCACGCTGTGGCCCACCTGTTGCGCGTGGCGTCGAGCCTTGACTCGATGGTGGTGGGCGAGAGCGAGATCCAAGGGCAAGTGCGCAGCGCGTGGGAGGCCTGTGCCGAGGAGGGCAGCACCGGCGTCCTGCTCGACCGTCTCTTCCGCCAGGCGCTCGAAACCGGTAAGCGTGTGCGCACCGAGACCCGTGTGGCCGCGCGCCCCGTGTCGGTGTCCACCGTGGCAGCCGACCTCGCACGCGAGGCACTTCCCGATCTGGGGGGCCGTCGTGGCCTCGTAGTGGGGGGCGGCCGGATGGCCGAGGCAACTGCGCGAGCGTTGATGGAACGTGGCCTTGGCGAATTGGTGGTCATCAACCGCACGGTCGGTACCGCCCGTGAGATTGCCGAGCGCCTCGGGGGCCTCGGTCTGGGCTTCGACTGCCTCGCCCAAGAGCTTGCGAAGGCCGACGTGGTGGTGTGCTCCACCGACGCCCCGCACCCGATCATCTCGGCCCCGCAGGTGACGGAGGCGCTCGCCGACCGCCCCGGGCGACCGATGGTGCTCATCGATATCGCGGTGCCCCGTGACGTGGCGGCCCCGGCATCGGCGGTGCACGGTGCCGTGCTGTTCGACATCGACGACCTCGAGCGAGTGGTGGCCCACAACCGCGACGAGCGCGAGGAGCACGCACGGCGTGGCGAGGTGATCGTGGTCGAGGAAGCCGAGCGCTACGCGGACTGGCGCTCCGGACTCAGCGTCACCCCGGTCATTCTCTCGCTCCGCGAACTGGCTGAGGCCATCCGTGTGGGCGAGGTGGCACGCGTGACGGGGTCGGGCGAGGTTGCTGCCGAGGAGGAGATCGAGCGCATCGACCGCGTCACCCGGGCCATCGTCAACAAACTCCTGCATGAGCCCACCGTCCGGGCACGCGAGGCGGCAGCGTCCGCGGACGGGCTGCGGCACGTCGAGTCGCTACGCCATCTGTTCGGCCTCGACCTCCCCGATCGGGGACCGACTCATCCCGATGACTCGGACGCGAGTGATCAGGTGACATCCCATCACCTGGGTCAGTCCGGCTGA
- the ccmA gene encoding heme ABC exporter ATP-binding protein CcmA, whose product MTARDVVHSFGERRVLRGVDLDLAPGERIALAGANGAGKSTLLRILATLQRPQAGTVSVLGHRVPGNAHAARMGIGYLAHDPLVYLDLTARQNLELYADLFGVTGAAERIDELLVWVGLRDRSEDSVRVFSRGMAQRLALARMMLHRPSVLLLDEPHVSLDARGVALLDAEIEAVAADGRGAIVVTHEVERVAAVADRLVVLRGGRVVLDERVHGLSPTAVRARYQEVVA is encoded by the coding sequence ATCACCGCGCGGGATGTGGTCCACTCCTTCGGGGAGCGGCGGGTGCTGCGTGGCGTGGACCTCGACCTGGCCCCCGGGGAGCGCATCGCGCTGGCCGGTGCCAACGGTGCCGGCAAGAGCACGTTGCTCCGCATCCTCGCCACACTGCAACGCCCGCAGGCCGGAACGGTCTCGGTACTCGGCCACCGGGTCCCCGGCAACGCGCATGCCGCGCGCATGGGAATCGGCTACCTGGCCCACGATCCACTCGTGTACCTCGACCTGACGGCACGGCAGAACCTCGAGCTCTACGCAGATCTGTTTGGGGTGACGGGTGCCGCGGAACGCATCGACGAGCTCCTCGTCTGGGTGGGCCTCCGGGACCGGTCGGAGGACTCCGTGCGTGTGTTCAGCCGCGGCATGGCCCAGCGCCTCGCCCTCGCCCGCATGATGCTGCACCGCCCGAGCGTGCTGCTCCTGGACGAACCGCACGTGAGCCTCGACGCCCGGGGCGTGGCCCTGCTCGATGCCGAGATCGAAGCCGTCGCCGCCGATGGCCGCGGTGCCATCGTCGTCACCCACGAGGTGGAACGGGTCGCCGCCGTGGCCGATCGCCTGGTCGTGCTGCGCGGTGGTCGTGTGGTCCTGGACGAACGGGTGCACGGTCTGTCGCCCACCGCGGTGCGGGCGCGGTATCAGGAGGTGGTCGCGTGA
- a CDS encoding cytochrome c — protein MPTCSWDSSCSACVCGGRTGTTSIRHRSRRVRTTGTSSTSSGSFCSSSSTSSRDTVRSRLITSTVAIVLAGGALALTGCGAAESALSTADTQAGKTLFVTSCGGCHTMTDAGTTGVVGPNLDDAFSSSRQQGFQDSIFYGIVKRWIAMAPQPPLPGSYPQAMPQNLVIGTDAENVAAYVATFAGTSPGSDVRAITPAVQGTPASPAKDPATALGGGATSP, from the coding sequence GTGCCCACGTGCTCGTGGGACTCATCGTGCTCAGCCTGTGTCTGCGGCGGGCGTACCGGAACGACTTCAATACGACACCGCTCACGGCGGGTTCGTACTACTGGCACTTCGTCGACATCGTCTGGGTCCTTCTGTTCCTCCTCGTCTACGTCATCTAGGGACACCGTGCGCTCACGTCTCATCACATCAACCGTTGCCATCGTCCTCGCGGGCGGTGCTCTCGCTCTCACGGGCTGCGGCGCCGCCGAGAGTGCTCTGTCGACGGCGGACACCCAAGCGGGCAAGACGCTGTTCGTCACGTCCTGTGGCGGCTGCCACACGATGACGGACGCCGGTACGACGGGTGTGGTTGGCCCCAACTTGGACGACGCTTTCAGCAGCTCCCGCCAGCAGGGGTTCCAAGACAGCATCTTCTACGGCATCGTCAAGCGCTGGATCGCGATGGCGCCGCAGCCGCCGCTGCCGGGGTCGTACCCGCAGGCGATGCCGCAGAACCTCGTCATCGGAACCGACGCCGAGAACGTGGCGGCCTACGTGGCCACGTTCGCCGGGACGTCCCCGGGCAGTGATGTGCGGGCGATCACGCCGGCCGTGCAGGGCACCCCGGCGTCCCCCGCTAAGGATCCGGCGACGGCCTTGGGCGGAGGCGCGACCAGCCCCTGA
- a CDS encoding heme-copper oxidase subunit III, whose amino-acid sequence MATTAHSPGKTGHGLNAPLIAMLLFIGSEIMLFASLFTAYFFIRYGVANEQWPPLRADGEPFELPVLLTGINTLILVGSSFTLWWGEKRLAAGDSQGLIRGLWVTILMGATFLLIQLNEYAHLGFTPQDRAFSGAFYTLTGFHGAHVLVGLIVLSLCLRRAYRNDFNTTPLTAGSYYWHFVDIVWVLLFLLVYVI is encoded by the coding sequence ATGGCGACCACCGCGCACTCACCCGGGAAGACGGGCCACGGCCTCAATGCCCCGCTCATCGCGATGCTGTTGTTCATCGGCTCAGAGATCATGCTCTTCGCGTCCTTGTTCACCGCCTACTTCTTCATCCGGTACGGGGTGGCCAACGAGCAGTGGCCCCCGCTCCGGGCTGATGGCGAGCCGTTTGAGCTTCCTGTCCTCCTCACGGGCATCAACACCCTCATCCTCGTGGGATCCTCCTTCACCCTCTGGTGGGGTGAGAAGCGTCTTGCCGCCGGCGATTCCCAGGGCCTGATCCGGGGCCTGTGGGTCACCATCCTCATGGGTGCCACCTTCCTGCTCATCCAGCTCAACGAGTACGCCCACCTAGGATTCACCCCGCAGGACCGGGCCTTCAGTGGCGCGTTCTACACGCTCACCGGATTCCACGGTGCCCACGTGCTCGTGGGACTCATCGTGCTCAGCCTGTGTCTGCGGCGGGCGTACCGGAACGACTTCAATACGACACCGCTCACGGCGGGTTCGTACTACTGGCACTTCGTCGACATCGTCTGGGTCCTTCTGTTCCTCCTCGTCTACGTCATCTAG